From the Octadecabacter antarcticus 307 genome, one window contains:
- a CDS encoding DUF4399 domain-containing protein, whose amino-acid sequence MMKKFIDSGGYHETFILSVAAAISLAGAAFADGHRAAAPDEARAYIISPADGETLSNPVTIVFGLEDMGVAPASVEMDMKGHFHLLINTDLSTLDLDTSLPATDQVVHFGGGQTQVTKDLPVGTHTLQLLLGDWSHVPHDPPC is encoded by the coding sequence ATGATGAAAAAGTTCATCGACTCAGGAGGATACCATGAAACATTTATTCTTAGCGTTGCCGCAGCGATTTCTTTAGCAGGTGCAGCCTTTGCAGATGGCCACCGCGCTGCTGCACCGGACGAGGCGCGGGCCTACATTATTTCACCGGCAGACGGCGAAACGCTGTCCAATCCGGTCACGATCGTTTTTGGACTTGAGGACATGGGCGTGGCCCCCGCCAGTGTCGAAATGGACATGAAGGGGCACTTTCACCTGTTGATCAACACCGATCTAAGCACGCTTGATTTGGACACCAGCTTGCCCGCGACGGATCAGGTCGTGCATTTCGGTGGCGGACAAACGCAGGTCACGAAAGATTTGCCCGTTGGCACACACACGCTTCAATTGCTTTTGGGGGATTGGTCGCACGTGCCACATGACCCCCCGTGCTAA
- a CDS encoding sulfotransferase family 2 domain-containing protein yields MIISRGRGYIFVHIPKTGGTAMALALEDRAKADDIMIGDTPKARKRRGKVKGVETAGRLWKHSTLADVEGLITRAEMADLFTFTLVRNPWDRMVSYYHWLKTQTFDHPAVTLARTKGFSGFVNAPLTKDTFRNDRYASYMTDSAGVTHADLYIRLEHLADDLVPLATHLGFMLDMPIANQSQRPRDWRGFYTDSDAELVADLCAHDIATHGYGFDPA; encoded by the coding sequence ATGATTATTTCACGTGGGCGCGGCTATATCTTTGTGCATATCCCCAAAACTGGCGGCACGGCGATGGCGCTGGCGTTAGAAGACCGCGCCAAAGCGGACGACATCATGATTGGTGACACGCCGAAAGCACGCAAAAGACGCGGTAAAGTCAAAGGCGTTGAAACCGCTGGCCGACTGTGGAAACATTCAACGCTGGCTGACGTCGAAGGCTTGATCACGCGCGCTGAGATGGCCGATCTGTTCACCTTCACCCTCGTGCGCAACCCGTGGGACCGAATGGTGAGTTACTATCATTGGCTAAAGACACAGACGTTCGATCATCCGGCCGTTACGTTGGCGCGCACCAAAGGCTTTTCCGGCTTTGTGAACGCGCCGCTCACCAAAGATACGTTTCGCAATGACCGTTATGCAAGTTACATGACCGACAGTGCTGGCGTTACGCACGCCGACCTCTATATCCGACTTGAACATTTGGCAGATGATCTGGTGCCGCTCGCAACCCACCTCGGATTTATGCTGGACATGCCGATTGCCAATCAAAGTCAGCGCCCTCGTGATTGGCGCGGCTTTTATACCGATTCAGACGCGGAATTGGTGGCGGACCTGTGCGCCCACGACATCGCGACACACGGTTATGGCTTCGATCCTGCGTAA
- a CDS encoding DMT family transporter, whose product MQATNPKLSMICTLCGMFVLGVTDNLIPLISENSSLWLFQAARSVATLPMLGILALLGLGTLRANRPLHVLARNFFTGTALLIYFGCLAFLPIGVVVAGLFTAPIFVLILSVLFRGQSVGFWRWAAVAVGFCGAVLVVWPQDGNITALAFVPIIAGVFYAVGAIGTRAWCEGESVLVMTLAYFAILGVYGLFGVAALSIWPMDAPIGVDGWLQRGLVPMTTTMVWVTIGQAVGSIIGVGLLTRGYQLGEASYVAINEYSLIVFAAIFGWIMWGQTLGALALVGIACIIASGSIIALRSK is encoded by the coding sequence ATGCAAGCAACGAATCCCAAGCTTTCGATGATTTGCACCCTGTGCGGTATGTTTGTGCTGGGCGTGACGGACAATTTGATCCCGCTGATCTCTGAAAACTCAAGCCTGTGGCTGTTTCAAGCGGCGCGATCGGTGGCGACCTTGCCGATGTTGGGAATCCTCGCGCTGCTTGGTCTTGGCACGTTACGCGCGAACCGACCTTTGCACGTTTTGGCGCGCAATTTTTTTACTGGTACAGCGCTGTTGATTTATTTTGGCTGCCTCGCCTTCCTGCCAATCGGCGTCGTGGTCGCTGGCCTGTTTACCGCCCCGATTTTCGTTTTGATCCTGTCGGTGCTGTTTCGGGGGCAATCAGTGGGGTTCTGGCGCTGGGCCGCAGTGGCTGTCGGGTTTTGTGGTGCGGTTCTGGTCGTCTGGCCGCAGGACGGTAACATCACCGCGCTGGCCTTTGTGCCAATCATCGCGGGCGTGTTCTATGCCGTCGGCGCAATTGGTACCCGCGCGTGGTGCGAAGGCGAAAGCGTGCTGGTGATGACGCTGGCTTATTTCGCTATCCTTGGCGTGTACGGTTTGTTTGGCGTCGCAGCGCTGTCCATCTGGCCAATGGACGCGCCAATAGGTGTGGATGGCTGGCTTCAACGGGGCCTTGTGCCGATGACCACCACGATGGTCTGGGTTACCATTGGTCAGGCCGTGGGCAGTATCATCGGTGTCGGCCTGCTGACACGCGGCTATCAACTGGGGGAGGCATCGTATGTCGCGATCAACGAATACTCCCTCATCGTGTTCGCCGCGATCTTTGGGTGGATCATGTGGGGGCAAACCTTGGGCGCATTGGCGCTGGTTGGTATTGCCTGTATTATCGCGTCGGGCTCTATTATCGCGCTGCGATCAAAGTGA
- a CDS encoding AMP-binding protein — MGWMRDETGLDKTPANYIPLTPLSHLARAAKVFPDREALVYGDMRLTYTNYHARVSQLASALQMAGVVPGDVVATLLPNIPAQAEAHFGVPAAGAVLNTINIRLDVDTIAYIFDHGEAKVVLVDSQFLPVCMKAVEAMEGEAPLVVEVPDAIAGVPEIGEQIDYETFLAAGDPNFAWIMPDDEWESLALNYTSGTTGRPKGVVCHHRGAYLMTMGTPVTWRMTLHPIFLTIVPLFHCNGWNHTWMIPMLGGTVVCCRDISAAAIYAAIADEGVTHFGGAPIVLNLLVNAKPEDRRDFDHTVEVFTAGAPPAPATLAAIGDLGFNVQQVYGLTETYGHVTECLWNNDWDSLPQDKQSAIKARQGVAFPQMEDITVMSDTMEQVTMDGKSQGEIVIRGNSVMKGYLKNPGATAKAFKGGYFHSEDLAVQYPDGSMQIADRAKDIIISGGENISSVEVESVLMGHPDVMLCAVVAMPDDKWGEVPCAFVELKVGHVGDADALIAFTKQRLAGFKCPKKVVFGELPKTSTGKIQKFELRKTFR; from the coding sequence ATGGGCTGGATGAGGGATGAGACAGGGTTGGATAAGACCCCCGCGAACTATATACCGCTCACCCCATTGAGCCACCTAGCACGCGCTGCGAAAGTTTTCCCCGACCGTGAGGCGTTGGTGTACGGCGATATGCGCCTGACCTACACGAATTATCATGCCCGCGTGTCCCAATTGGCAAGCGCCTTGCAGATGGCGGGCGTTGTTCCCGGCGATGTGGTTGCGACGCTGCTGCCCAACATCCCCGCACAAGCCGAGGCGCATTTTGGCGTGCCAGCGGCGGGGGCGGTGTTGAACACCATCAATATCCGGCTGGACGTAGATACGATCGCCTACATCTTCGATCACGGCGAAGCCAAAGTTGTGCTGGTGGACAGCCAGTTCCTGCCCGTTTGTATGAAAGCGGTTGAAGCGATGGAGGGGGAGGCGCCGCTGGTCGTTGAAGTTCCCGATGCGATTGCTGGCGTGCCCGAGATTGGCGAGCAGATTGATTATGAAACATTTTTGGCCGCAGGTGATCCAAATTTTGCGTGGATCATGCCCGATGACGAATGGGAAAGCCTTGCGCTGAATTATACATCCGGAACGACGGGGCGGCCCAAGGGCGTCGTCTGCCATCACCGTGGTGCGTACTTGATGACCATGGGTACACCCGTCACGTGGCGCATGACGTTGCATCCGATTTTTTTGACCATCGTGCCGCTGTTTCATTGCAACGGCTGGAACCACACATGGATGATACCGATGCTGGGCGGTACGGTCGTATGCTGCCGCGACATATCAGCGGCGGCGATTTACGCAGCGATCGCCGATGAAGGTGTGACGCATTTTGGCGGCGCACCGATTGTGTTGAACTTGTTGGTGAACGCCAAACCCGAAGACCGTCGCGATTTCGATCACACCGTTGAGGTATTCACCGCAGGCGCCCCCCCTGCCCCTGCGACGCTCGCGGCGATTGGTGATTTAGGGTTCAACGTGCAGCAGGTCTACGGTTTAACCGAAACCTATGGCCACGTCACGGAATGCCTGTGGAACAACGACTGGGACAGCCTGCCACAAGACAAACAATCAGCGATCAAGGCCCGCCAAGGCGTCGCATTCCCGCAAATGGAAGACATTACCGTGATGTCGGATACGATGGAACAAGTCACGATGGACGGCAAATCCCAAGGTGAGATCGTAATCAGGGGCAATTCGGTGATGAAAGGCTATCTGAAAAACCCGGGCGCGACTGCAAAGGCATTCAAGGGCGGATATTTCCATTCCGAGGATTTGGCGGTGCAGTACCCCGACGGGTCCATGCAAATTGCGGACCGCGCCAAGGACATCATCATTTCCGGCGGTGAGAACATTTCGTCCGTTGAGGTCGAAAGTGTCTTGATGGGCCATCCCGATGTCATGCTCTGTGCTGTTGTGGCAATGCCTGACGACAAGTGGGGCGAAGTGCCCTGTGCCTTTGTTGAGTTGAAAGTCGGCCACGTGGGTGACGCGGACGCGTTGATCGCGTTCACCAAACAAAGGCTCGCAGGTTTCAAATGCCCCAAGAAAGTGGTGTTTGGCGAACTGCCCAAAACATCGACGGGGAAAATCCAAAAGTTCGAGTTGCGCAAGACGTTTCGATAA
- a CDS encoding universal stress protein: MYNHIMVPVDLGHTKTLGRALETAADLAKHYGAKVTYVGVTSSAPGSVAHSPEEYQTKLGEFAKTQADAHTVETAAHSAISHDPSVDLDPTLLKAADEIGADLIVMQSHIPGLADHLWPSNGGKIARQAKCSVMVVRD, translated from the coding sequence ATGTATAACCACATTATGGTTCCCGTCGATTTGGGACATACGAAAACACTTGGGCGGGCGCTGGAAACAGCGGCTGACCTTGCCAAACACTACGGCGCGAAAGTGACCTACGTCGGCGTCACAAGTTCCGCGCCGGGGTCTGTTGCCCATTCGCCCGAAGAATATCAAACCAAGTTGGGTGAATTCGCCAAGACCCAAGCAGACGCACACACCGTCGAAACTGCCGCACATTCGGCAATCAGCCATGATCCAAGCGTTGATCTTGATCCAACCCTTCTAAAGGCCGCTGATGAAATCGGTGCCGATCTGATCGTCATGCAAAGCCATATTCCGGGGCTGGCAGATCATCTGTGGCCGTCAAACGGCGGCAAAATAGCACGACAGGCAAAATGTTCTGTGATGGTTGTGCGCGACTGA
- a CDS encoding BCCT family transporter yields MTDETTNPGIPEPEGRSDIIDTDYEVGQDNIETTVAGIKLDMHNPVFLISAVMILIFVAIALIFPEVSKDVFLAVRNYIKSTFDWFFLMSANLFVIFALLLIVTPWGKVRLGGTDAVPDYSYLAWFAMLFAAGMGIGLMFFGVLEPVYYFATPWGDQPLGGELGIVDGVVQSAAQVDAARRMAMAATIFHWGLHPWAIYAIVALALALFSYNKGLPLTLRSAFYPILGERIWGPWGHAIDCTAAFATLFGLATSLGFGATQVASGLTEVFGSGDAATGTRNFMGFLWGNTDSSADSSVLLVLIIAFITAIALVSVIRGLDGGVKVLSEINMGLAGILLVFVLIAGPTLAIFTNFFGGLFAYAQEIVPLSNPVGRVDTGFLHGWTTFYWAWWISWSPFVGMFIARVSRGRTVREFITCVLLIPSLVCVFWMATFGGTAISQVIASGTESGVFQNVVAAYKPEISLFSMLGELPFSSISSVLAVVLVIVFFVTSSDSGSLVIDTITAGGKVDAPVSQRIFWCIFEGAVAGVLLLGAAGTAGLESLQAMVISTGLFFTVVLLVMCFAIFQGLRSERAAMQ; encoded by the coding sequence ATGACTGATGAAACAACAAATCCGGGTATTCCAGAACCCGAGGGGCGATCTGACATAATCGATACCGATTACGAGGTCGGACAAGATAATATTGAGACCACAGTTGCTGGCATCAAACTTGATATGCACAATCCGGTTTTTCTGATCTCTGCTGTGATGATCCTGATCTTCGTCGCTATCGCGTTGATCTTTCCTGAAGTATCCAAAGATGTTTTTCTCGCCGTCCGCAACTACATCAAAAGCACCTTTGACTGGTTCTTCTTGATGTCGGCCAACCTGTTTGTGATTTTTGCATTGCTGCTGATCGTGACCCCATGGGGCAAGGTCAGACTGGGCGGTACGGACGCTGTGCCAGATTACAGCTATCTTGCATGGTTTGCGATGCTGTTCGCGGCGGGCATGGGCATCGGCCTGATGTTCTTTGGTGTGCTTGAACCTGTCTATTACTTCGCGACACCGTGGGGCGATCAACCACTTGGTGGGGAATTGGGCATCGTAGACGGCGTGGTACAAAGTGCTGCGCAAGTCGACGCAGCACGGCGCATGGCCATGGCCGCGACGATTTTCCACTGGGGCCTGCACCCATGGGCAATCTATGCAATCGTTGCTTTGGCGCTGGCGCTGTTCAGCTACAACAAGGGCTTGCCACTGACGTTAAGATCCGCGTTCTACCCAATTTTGGGCGAGCGCATCTGGGGTCCGTGGGGCCATGCCATCGACTGTACTGCGGCCTTCGCGACACTGTTTGGTCTGGCCACATCGCTGGGCTTCGGTGCGACGCAGGTGGCATCAGGTCTGACAGAAGTGTTCGGATCAGGTGACGCTGCGACCGGAACCCGAAACTTCATGGGCTTTCTGTGGGGCAACACGGATTCCAGCGCGGACAGTTCGGTTCTGTTAGTTCTGATCATCGCGTTCATCACAGCAATTGCATTGGTCTCCGTCATCCGGGGCTTGGACGGCGGCGTTAAGGTACTGTCTGAGATCAACATGGGGCTGGCAGGTATCCTGCTGGTGTTTGTGCTGATTGCAGGGCCAACACTAGCGATCTTTACCAACTTCTTTGGTGGGCTGTTCGCCTACGCGCAAGAAATCGTGCCGCTCAGCAACCCTGTGGGCCGTGTCGACACGGGCTTCTTGCACGGTTGGACAACGTTCTACTGGGCATGGTGGATCAGCTGGTCACCATTCGTGGGCATGTTTATCGCCCGTGTCAGCCGTGGCCGGACGGTTCGGGAATTCATCACCTGCGTCTTGTTGATCCCAAGCCTTGTCTGTGTGTTCTGGATGGCAACGTTTGGTGGCACGGCAATCAGCCAAGTCATCGCCAGCGGAACTGAAAGCGGCGTGTTCCAAAACGTCGTGGCAGCCTACAAGCCTGAAATATCGCTCTTTTCTATGTTGGGTGAACTGCCATTCTCGTCCATCTCATCGGTTCTGGCAGTTGTGCTGGTCATCGTGTTCTTCGTGACGTCATCGGATTCCGGTTCGTTGGTGATCGACACGATCACTGCAGGCGGTAAGGTAGACGCCCCTGTGTCCCAGCGTATCTTCTGGTGCATCTTTGAAGGTGCGGTCGCGGGTGTGCTTCTTTTGGGGGCGGCAGGAACCGCCGGCCTTGAAAGTTTGCAGGCGATGGTAATCTCAACGGGGCTGTTCTTTACGGTCGTCTTGCTGGTGATGTGTTTTGCCATCTTCCAAGGCTTGCGCTCCGAACGCGCCGCGATGCAGTAA
- a CDS encoding SPOR domain-containing protein, with product MIIFGQRYGFLSTAAVIVALMSGGATAQSLRDSTGPAEFPPSTFTANQYVDSRGCVFVRAGIGGAVNWVPRVNSSRDLLCGFQPTQVAGSTTISPTVNVPNPLDTVVAGLAVRPAAAPAPRLNLPASTAAAINPLTGQRVGTPAAATPSPPSPPITTVPTVQPRVLTRAQACAGLTGVQPNLVGQRTGQPIDCGGNVAPQVAAVTRPLVQATSAQPGLSRTQACADIDATGRTYISATTGLPIRCGPQTQRITPATGPFAGLWADLSRPQRPYSNPLDAAPVSTMFNPGTNARVVSACGFGSLTNTGNLSIRCGPQAQSPSGLTSRLVVPTGPETNGFVTRARTSPFSLGFLGDLLNQNPPPYSNPVRGYALPVPSVPTGYAQVWDDGRLNTQRGIRTGPQTQSPTGLTNTIRYATTPRATAAAVEQPRVATRTALQTQPSEQLSGHRYVQVGTFGTRDQAQAIAQSLRTRGLPMRIGVFNQSGTEMRMVLAGPFSSDAQLQRALGTARGAGYSGAFTRR from the coding sequence ATGATTATTTTTGGTCAGCGCTATGGATTTCTTTCGACCGCTGCGGTCATTGTGGCCCTTATGTCGGGTGGTGCAACAGCACAATCACTGCGCGATTCCACTGGGCCAGCGGAATTCCCGCCATCAACTTTCACAGCAAATCAGTATGTAGACAGCCGTGGATGCGTGTTTGTGCGCGCCGGAATTGGTGGCGCAGTCAATTGGGTGCCGCGGGTCAATAGCAGTCGGGATCTACTTTGTGGTTTCCAGCCGACACAGGTCGCTGGATCAACAACAATCTCGCCAACAGTAAACGTCCCCAACCCGCTGGACACAGTTGTAGCGGGCCTGGCTGTACGCCCTGCCGCAGCACCTGCGCCGCGCCTGAACTTGCCGGCATCCACAGCAGCGGCCATTAATCCGCTGACAGGACAACGTGTTGGAACACCTGCTGCGGCCACGCCTTCACCGCCTTCACCGCCGATCACAACAGTGCCAACCGTCCAGCCGCGCGTTCTCACACGTGCACAGGCTTGCGCTGGTTTAACGGGTGTGCAGCCGAACCTTGTCGGCCAACGCACGGGGCAGCCGATCGATTGTGGTGGCAACGTTGCCCCACAGGTCGCAGCCGTAACGCGCCCTCTTGTTCAAGCGACGAGCGCCCAGCCGGGCCTGTCGCGGACGCAAGCCTGTGCTGATATTGACGCTACAGGCCGCACTTACATCAGCGCCACGACGGGCTTGCCCATCCGGTGCGGCCCACAGACACAGCGCATCACGCCGGCCACTGGTCCGTTTGCGGGGCTTTGGGCAGATCTTTCGCGGCCGCAGCGCCCCTATTCCAACCCGCTTGACGCGGCACCGGTGTCCACGATGTTCAATCCGGGCACAAACGCCCGTGTGGTATCTGCATGCGGCTTTGGCAGTTTGACCAACACCGGCAATCTAAGCATTCGGTGCGGCCCGCAGGCGCAATCGCCGTCCGGTTTGACGTCCCGCCTTGTGGTGCCTACCGGACCAGAGACAAACGGTTTCGTGACGCGCGCGCGAACCTCCCCATTTTCGCTGGGTTTTTTGGGGGACCTTTTGAACCAGAACCCACCACCCTATTCCAATCCTGTGCGCGGTTACGCATTACCAGTGCCGAGCGTGCCAACGGGCTACGCCCAAGTTTGGGATGATGGTCGTCTGAACACGCAACGTGGCATCCGCACTGGCCCACAAACGCAAAGCCCGACTGGTCTGACCAATACGATCCGTTATGCGACGACCCCGCGCGCCACCGCTGCTGCAGTTGAACAGCCACGCGTGGCCACCCGCACTGCCCTGCAAACCCAACCGAGCGAGCAGCTTAGCGGTCACCGCTACGTCCAAGTTGGCACGTTTGGCACCCGCGATCAGGCGCAGGCCATTGCACAATCGTTGCGCACGCGCGGCCTGCCTATGCGGATTGGTGTCTTCAATCAGAGCGGCACTGAAATGCGCATGGTGCTGGCTGGGCCGTTCAGCAGCGACGCGCAATTGCAAAGGGCATTGGGCACTGCCCGTGGTGCAGGTTATTCAGGGGCGTTTACGCGTCGTTAA
- the upp gene encoding uracil phosphoribosyltransferase: MTKLPHLTHVTHPLVQHKLTLMRDKTTPTAVFRQLLREISQLLAYEVTRELPMTTKTIETPMETMEAPVLKGRKLALISILRAGNGLLDGMLELIPSARVGFVGLYRDEKTLQPVQYYFKVPDAMDERMVIAVDPMLATGNSSIAAIDLLKESGAKDIRFLCLLASPEGIAAMKSTHPDVPIVTAAVDSHLNDNGYIVPGLGDAGDRMFGTK; this comes from the coding sequence ATGACAAAACTTCCGCACCTTACCCATGTTACGCACCCTTTGGTGCAGCATAAACTGACGCTGATGCGTGATAAAACCACGCCCACGGCGGTGTTCCGCCAGCTTTTGCGCGAGATTTCACAACTGCTGGCCTATGAGGTGACGCGTGAATTACCGATGACGACCAAGACCATCGAAACCCCGATGGAGACGATGGAAGCGCCGGTGCTTAAGGGGCGAAAACTGGCGCTGATTTCAATTCTACGGGCGGGCAACGGGTTGCTGGACGGTATGTTGGAACTGATCCCGTCGGCGCGTGTTGGATTTGTAGGCTTGTATCGCGACGAAAAAACGCTGCAGCCTGTGCAATACTATTTCAAGGTGCCCGATGCGATGGACGAACGCATGGTTATCGCCGTTGACCCGATGTTGGCGACAGGTAATTCGTCGATTGCGGCGATTGATCTGCTGAAAGAATCCGGCGCAAAGGACATTCGATTCTTGTGCCTGTTGGCTTCGCCAGAAGGCATCGCCGCGATGAAATCCACGCATCCCGATGTGCCGATTGTGACAGCTGCGGTGGATAGTCACTTGAATGACAATGGATATATTGTTCCGGGACTAGGGGATGCGGGTGACCGTATGTTCGGCACTAAATAG
- a CDS encoding adenosine deaminase, whose amino-acid sequence MTYRSMPKVELHTHLEGCAPPSFIRGLAKEKSIDISGVFNKDGTYAYRGFDHFLQVYEAACTTLQGPQDFYRLVKAVLQESASHGVVYQETFLSPDFCGGGDLAAWRDYLAAMDAAATEAEAEFGITLKGIVTCIRHFGPDAAKPAAICAAETFGDFITGFGMAGGEMVGRPNDYAYAFDMAREAGMPLTCHAGEWGGPDMVADTIRDLKVQRIGHGVNAIRDPQLVAQIADAGIVLEVCPGSNVFLKATGDWADHPILKLRDAGVKVTVSTDDPPFFGMTMTDEFDMLAATFGWGADDFNALNQIALDGAFCDASTRVKIAKRLEN is encoded by the coding sequence ATGACCTATAGATCCATGCCCAAAGTCGAATTGCACACCCACCTTGAGGGCTGCGCCCCACCGAGTTTTATCCGTGGATTGGCCAAGGAAAAGTCTATTGATATCAGTGGGGTGTTTAATAAGGATGGCACTTACGCTTACCGTGGTTTCGACCATTTCTTGCAAGTCTATGAGGCTGCCTGCACGACGTTGCAGGGCCCGCAAGATTTCTACCGACTGGTCAAAGCGGTTCTGCAAGAAAGCGCGTCGCACGGTGTTGTTTACCAAGAAACGTTCCTGTCACCTGACTTCTGCGGTGGCGGTGATCTGGCGGCATGGCGCGATTATTTGGCGGCGATGGATGCGGCGGCTACTGAGGCGGAGGCAGAGTTTGGCATTACCTTAAAGGGCATCGTCACTTGCATCCGCCACTTTGGACCAGACGCTGCAAAACCCGCTGCAATTTGCGCGGCGGAAACCTTTGGTGATTTCATCACTGGATTTGGCATGGCGGGTGGTGAAATGGTCGGCCGCCCCAATGATTACGCCTATGCCTTTGATATGGCGCGCGAAGCCGGGATGCCCCTCACCTGTCATGCAGGGGAATGGGGTGGGCCGGACATGGTTGCGGACACGATCCGCGACCTTAAGGTGCAGCGCATCGGCCACGGTGTGAATGCCATTCGTGATCCTCAATTGGTGGCGCAGATTGCGGATGCCGGCATCGTGCTTGAGGTCTGCCCGGGGTCCAACGTGTTTCTGAAGGCCACTGGGGATTGGGCCGATCATCCTATCCTAAAACTGCGCGATGCGGGCGTTAAAGTGACCGTATCGACTGATGATCCACCGTTCTTTGGCATGACAATGACCGATGAATTTGACATGCTGGCAGCGACATTCGGCTGGGGCGCCGATGATTTCAACGCGCTCAATCAGATCGCGCTAGACGGTGCATTCTGTGATGCCTCCACCCGCGTAAAAATCGCCAAACGACTGGAAAATTGA
- a CDS encoding phosphopentomutase, translated as MTKVFENRAFLIVIDSVGIGGAPDAADFFNGDTPDTGSNTLGHIAQACRAGCAEDGRTGPLSIPNLNAMGAGAAMRLATGLDLGWPAPNGAYGAATQISLGKDTPSGHWELSGVPVPWDWTTFPKTTPAFPDDITARICELAGTDGILANCHASGTQVIDDFGAQHIRTGWPICYTSVDSVLQIAAHEDYFGLERLLNLCKDLAPMLHDRKVGRVIARPFKGEVGTFERTLNRHDYAIATPSPTLCDWIHDAGRSVQAIGKIGDIFSMRGIDEVRKGADMTLMDHLSDLIDDAPSGGFVFANFVEFDSLYGHRRDVSGYARHLEWFDAELGKLLPKLRAGDLLCVTADHGNDPTWIGSDHTRERVPVLIHAPDLNRQGPRDLGHVAFVDVAATIAAHLGVALRGQGKSFL; from the coding sequence ATGACAAAAGTATTCGAAAATCGGGCGTTCCTTATTGTGATCGACAGCGTTGGCATTGGCGGGGCACCGGACGCTGCTGATTTTTTTAACGGCGACACGCCGGACACTGGGTCAAATACGCTGGGTCATATTGCTCAGGCTTGCCGCGCGGGCTGCGCGGAAGATGGGCGCACGGGGCCGTTGAGTATTCCAAACCTGAACGCCATGGGCGCGGGCGCGGCGATGCGGCTTGCGACCGGACTTGATTTGGGCTGGCCTGCGCCAAATGGGGCTTACGGTGCCGCCACGCAAATCAGCCTGGGAAAGGACACACCGTCGGGCCATTGGGAATTGTCGGGCGTGCCAGTTCCTTGGGATTGGACCACGTTTCCAAAAACCACGCCGGCGTTTCCCGACGACATCACGGCGCGCATTTGCGAACTGGCTGGCACGGACGGCATCCTCGCCAATTGCCACGCGTCCGGCACACAAGTCATTGATGATTTTGGCGCGCAGCACATCCGCACGGGCTGGCCGATCTGCTACACATCCGTTGACAGCGTGCTGCAAATTGCCGCCCATGAGGATTATTTCGGGTTAGAACGGCTTCTGAATTTGTGCAAAGACCTCGCTCCGATGTTGCACGACCGCAAAGTTGGGCGCGTCATTGCGCGTCCCTTTAAGGGTGAAGTCGGGACATTCGAACGCACGCTAAATCGCCATGACTATGCCATCGCCACACCGTCGCCGACGCTGTGCGATTGGATTCATGATGCTGGGCGATCAGTGCAAGCCATTGGCAAGATCGGCGACATTTTCTCAATGCGTGGCATTGATGAGGTGCGCAAAGGTGCCGATATGACCTTAATGGATCATTTGTCCGACTTGATTGATGATGCGCCGAGCGGTGGGTTTGTCTTCGCTAATTTTGTTGAATTCGACAGTCTTTACGGGCACCGCCGCGATGTATCGGGCTATGCACGCCACCTTGAATGGTTTGACGCGGAACTGGGGAAACTACTGCCCAAGTTGCGCGCCGGTGATCTGTTGTGTGTCACGGCCGATCATGGCAATGATCCGACTTGGATCGGATCCGATCATACCCGCGAACGGGTGCCGGTTTTGATCCATGCGCCCGACCTTAACAGACAAGGCCCGCGCGATCTTGGTCATGTAGCGTTTGTTGACGTCGCAGCCACAATCGCCGCGCACTTGGGCGTTGCGCTCCGCGGACAAGGAAAGAGTTTTCTATGA